Proteins found in one Borreliella valaisiana VS116 genomic segment:
- the tilS gene encoding tRNA lysidine(34) synthetase TilS, with amino-acid sequence MHFLDNNIQIKIDKFYKKNFLSKDRVIVAFSGGADSTTLLLNLKYYLNNNIIAFYFAHFIRSDNEQNKEIEHVKGFCDLYNIDLKIKKCDVDIKSESVRLGVSIEELARKFRYNALENALKENDANYIALAHNENDQIETIIMRFFQGSFLDGLAGIPDVNRNIIRPLLEVSRLEIENFLSLNNISFFVDSTNAQNLYLRNRVRNNLLPYIEKIFKGYEKCLKRISEFSKEFTDYFEKKEFFPVEKGKYYYSFDLKTFLDFPKYLVFRLIFKILNSEGIVAKVSYKSLNEIFKVEIDKKKNNVLLKTNDFFLEKRHNKINLIFKRDEKFYKPFDFILEVGKWHSLSLGKILLKCLECNAVSVSRLKCCSYEFRYKFFKDRLKAKKFFSKFIRCNPTYLMLLALDNRLIGIIDLNTLNLLWSEKRILKKISISLIGGLLKE; translated from the coding sequence AAAATATTATTTAAACAATAATATTATTGCGTTTTATTTTGCTCATTTTATTAGATCTGATAATGAGCAAAATAAAGAGATAGAGCATGTAAAGGGGTTTTGTGATCTTTACAACATTGATTTAAAAATTAAGAAATGTGATGTAGATATAAAAAGTGAGTCAGTTAGGTTGGGAGTATCTATTGAAGAGCTTGCAAGAAAGTTTAGATATAATGCTTTAGAAAATGCTCTTAAAGAAAATGATGCAAATTATATTGCACTTGCTCATAACGAGAATGATCAAATTGAAACAATCATTATGAGATTTTTTCAAGGATCTTTTTTGGATGGTCTTGCAGGTATTCCCGATGTTAATAGAAATATTATAAGACCTTTACTCGAGGTTTCAAGGCTAGAAATTGAAAATTTTTTATCTTTGAATAATATTAGTTTTTTTGTTGATAGTACGAATGCTCAAAATTTATATTTAAGAAATAGAGTTAGAAATAATTTATTACCATATATAGAAAAGATTTTTAAAGGGTACGAAAAATGTCTTAAAAGAATATCTGAATTTTCAAAGGAATTTACAGATTATTTTGAAAAAAAGGAATTTTTTCCCGTTGAGAAAGGCAAATATTATTATTCTTTTGATTTGAAAACTTTTTTAGATTTTCCCAAGTATTTGGTGTTTAGATTGATTTTTAAAATTTTAAATTCAGAGGGAATTGTAGCTAAAGTTTCTTATAAATCTCTTAATGAAATATTTAAAGTAGAGATTGATAAAAAGAAAAACAATGTTTTGTTAAAAACCAATGATTTTTTTTTAGAAAAAAGGCATAATAAAATTAATTTGATTTTTAAAAGAGATGAAAAATTTTACAAACCTTTTGATTTTATTTTGGAAGTTGGGAAATGGCATAGTTTATCTTTAGGTAAGATTTTGCTAAAATGTTTAGAGTGTAATGCAGTTTCTGTATCAAGGCTAAAATGTTGTTCTTATGAGTTTAGATATAAATTTTTTAAGGATAGATTGAAAGCAAAAAAATTTTTTTCTAAGTTTATAAGGTGTAATCCGACTTATTTGATGTTATTGGCATTAGATAATAGGTTAATTGGAATTATTGATTTAAATACTTTAAACTTATTATGGAGTGAAAAAAGAATTCTTAAAAAAATTAGTATATCTTTGATTGGAGGGCTTTTAAAGGAATGA